DNA from Corallococcus soli:
AACTCCTCGCAGGGCTTGCAGCCCGACAGGTGCTCCTGGAGGTGCCGCGCCTCCTCCTCGGGCATCTCTCCCTCGAGGAATTCCAGCAGGAGGTTGATGGAATCTTTACACGTATACATCCGAACCTCGGCTGGCTGCGGCTCCCCTCGCTACTGTTCGAAGATGCCGAGGCGCCCTGGGGGTTTCACGCCCCGCGATTGTCCCGGTTGTAGAACAGGTCGATGGCCTCTCGCAGCGCGAGCCGTGCCCGGTGCAGGCGGCTCTTGATGGCGGGGATGGAGTCCCCCGTCACTTCCGCGATCTGTTCGTAGCTGAGGCCGTCCACGTCTTTCAAGAGGAAGACTTCCCGGTAGCCCTCCGGCAGCCGGTCGGTCGCCTGCTGGATGGCCTGCCCCAGCTCCGCGTCCAGCGCCTTCTCCTCGGCGTCCCGGCTCCAGTCGGAGACGGGCAGGTCCGCCAGGGTGCCCCGCTCCGTGAATTCAGGGGTCTGGAGCTCCGCCTCCGCCGCCTGGGCCACCCGGCGGTGCCGCAGGCGCATGAGGGCGTGGTTCGCCGCGATGCGGTGGACCCAGGACCCGAAGGCCGCCTCGCCCCGGAAGTCCTTGAGGTGCTGGTAGGCGGACAGGAAGGTCTCCTGGGTGATTTCCGCCGCGTCCGCCTCCGAGCGCGTCATCCGCAGCGCCAGGCCGTACACCCGGTCCTGGTGCAGGCCCACGAGCGCCTCGAAGGCGGACACGTCCCCGCCCTGGGCCCGCGCCAGGAGCCGCCGGTCTTCTTCCTGCCGGTCATCTTCCTGGGGGGCGTCGTGGGACATGACGCTTCCCACCCAACCAGCCGGAGGGTTCCGCGTCAAGGCCGACGGCGAGGCGCCCGGGACACGAAGCGACTGACGTGTCCACTGTCCCGGATCCACAAGCGGAAGGGTTCAGCCGCCCACGCCCCGGCGTACTCCACCCCGATGCGCGGCCCCCGGGCCACGGCGGCCTCCGGCACCGGCGCCCCAGGCAGCAGGTGCAGCCCCTCTGAATCCAACCGCTGACGGTTGTGGTTCAGGTTGAGCCCCAACACCCGGCACAGCCGGCCGGGCCCATCCGTGCGCTCACCCGGGGACAGCCCCTCCACCGGCTCCACCGCCCGCACCAGCACCGCGGCCCCCACCCCCTCGGCGTCCGTCACCACGTTGAAGCAGTGGTGCATCCCATAGATGAGATAGACGTACGCGCGCCCCGCCGGCCCGAACATCACCTCCGTGCGGGGCGTGAGTCCCTTGGACGCATGGCACGCCAGGTCGTGCTCTCCCAGGTAGGCCTCCACCTCCACGACGCGGCCCACCCGCCGGCCGCTCACGCCGTCCACCACCAGCAGGGTCCCCAGCAGGTCGCGCGCCACCTCCAGCGCGGGGCGGGCATAGAAGGTCAGCGGGAGCTTTCTCACGGGAGGAGGTCCTTCCTGCCTCGGGGTCACTTCGTCAACCGTTGAGCGTTTCGCATGTCCCCAGGTCCAATGCCGGGGCTGCCTTTCACCGAACAGGCAGGCACGCATGACAGTCCCTGCGACAGCAGTTCACACCGGCCCCTGGCTGGGGCAGATTGCGCCGCATGTCCACTCCTGGCCGGCTCTCCGGTCTCCTGCTGCCCCTCTTCTCCCTGCGTTCCCGGACGGACTTCGGAATTGGCGACTTCGGCGCGATGGATGGCCTGTTCGCCTGGATGAAGGCCGCGCGCCAGCGCCTGCTGATGGTGCTGCCCCTGCTGCCCACCGCGCCAGGCGACCCGAGCCCCTACGCCACGCGCTCCGCGTTCGGTCTGAACCCCCTCTTCATCGACCTGGCCCAGGTGCCGGAGTTCCAGGCCACCGGCGGCGAGGCCGCGCTCGATGAGGCGCAGCGCAAGCAGCTGGGTGAAGCGCGCGCCGCGCCGCGCGTGAGATACGACCTGGTGTTCCCGCTGAAGGACGCCGCGTTCGCGCGCGCCTTCGACCACTTCGAGAAGCACGAGTGGACCCCGCGCACGCCGCGCGCCCAGGAGTTCCAGAAGTGGCGCGAGGCGCAGGGCGAGTGGCTGGAGAGCTACGCGCTCTTCACCGCCATCAGCGAGCAGGAGCAGCGCCGCCCGTGGTGGCAGTGGCCGGAGGGGCTGCGCACGCGCCAGCCGGAGGCCCTGATGGCGGTGAAGAACCAGGGCCTGGAGCGCCGCGTGCGCTACCACGCCTGGCTCCAGTGGCTGGCGGAGGTGCAGTGGAACGCGGTGCGCCAGCAGGCCAAGGCGAAGGACGTTCTCTTGTGCGGCGACGAGCCCTTCATCATCGGGCAGGACAGCTCCGACTGCTGGGCCCACCCGGACATCCTGCGCCGCGACGCGCGCCTGGGCGTGCCGCCGGACGACTTCTCCGCCACGGGTCAGGACTGGGGCCTGCCCTACTTCGACTTCGCGGCGATGGAGAAGGACGACTACGCGTGGCTGAAGAAGCGCGCGGCCAAGGCGGCCAGCTACTACGACCTGCGCCGCGTGGACCACGCGGTGGGCTACTTCCGCCAGTGGATCCGCGACGACAAGAACCCCACCGGCTACTTCGTGCCGCCGGACGAGCCCACCTGGCGCCGCCAGGGTGAGAAGCTCTTCCGCCTGCTGTCGGAAGGGGCCGGCATCGTCGCCGAGGACCTGGGCGTGATTCCGCCCTTCGTCCGTCAAATCCTCGCGGAGCTGAAGCTGCCCGGCTACCGGGTGCTGCGCTGGGAGCGCGACGGCGACACGTACCGCGACCCGCACGGCTTCCCCGCCGTGTCGCTGGTCACCACCGGCACGCACGACACGGAGCCGCAGGCGGAGTGGTGGGAGCAGGCGCGCGAGGACGAGCGCCAGAACGCCGCCCGCGCCTGGCCGGAGTTCCAGGGCGTGGCCCTGACGCGCGAGTTCACCCCGGACATCCACCGCGCCACGCTGGCCGCCACGCTGAATTCGGGCTCGGACCTGTGCGTGCTGCCGTGGCAGGACGTGCTGGGCACCCGCGACCGCATCAACCTGCCGGGCACCATGGGCGACGCCAACTGGGCCTACCGCATCGCGCAGGACACGGACGCGCTGCTCACCGAGCCCCAGACGAAGGACGCCGCCGAGCGGCTGGCGTGGCTCACCGCGTCCTCGCGCCGGTAGGGCGGGAGGACGTCACGGCAAGCGCGGGAGCACACCGCCCCGGGGCCGCTGGAGGACAGCCGCCCCGGGCGCCGGGAGTCCCCGCCGCGCCTCAGTTGTCGATGCACTTCACCTGGCCGGGGAAGCCGTCGAACACGGCGCACCGGCGGTTCGTGTTGGCGCACTCCAGCCGGTCGCAGATGTTCTCCACGACGCACAGCGGGGGCGAGCGGCCGAACTCCAGGAACAGCTCCGCGCAGTAGCGGAACGGATCCGCGCACCCGAGCGAGCCGCAGTAGGGGGTGTCGGAGAGGTTCTCTCCCTCCTTGAGATTCACCACCTCGTCATCGTCCACGCCGCAGCCGGTGGCGAGCACCAGCGTGGCCGACAGCAGCATCGCGATTCGCCGGACCATAGGGACCCGAATCTGGCGCACCCGGAGTCCGGTTGCACGCGCCACGACGACGACCCGGGGCCTAAAGGACATTGACCCGGGACCGGAGGTCGCGGAATGCGACACTCCTGGCATAAAGAAACATCACGAAACACGTCCAGCGCTGACCTTCCGGTTAAGAAACCGGACGTGGCCGACGTCCGACTCCCTCGATTCCGCTCCGCCCTTCCCCTCGCGCTGGTCGTGCTGCTGACGGCCTGCGCCACCACCTCCTCCACCCAGCCCTCCGGGCCGAAGGTGAAGTCCCTGGACATCCAGGGGGCGAAGCAGGTGGACGACGGGGACATCAAGGACCGCATCCTCACCTCCGCCACGCCCTGGTACGCGTTCTGGCCGTTCGGCAGGGCGCACTACTTCGACACCAACGCGTGGCAGGCGGACCTGCGCCGCATCGAGCGGTTCTACCAGGCGGAGGGCTACTACCAGGCCCAGGTGGAATCCAACGAGGTGATCCCCGACGGCGACAAGGCCGTGCGCCTCAAGGTCGTGGTCAACGAGGGCGCCCCCACCCTCATCGACCGCATTGAACCGCACGGGCTGGAGTCGCTGGCGCAGGGGCCGGACGCGCCGTCCCAGCGTCAGCGGGAGCTCATCCTGGAGGAGCTGCCGGTGCGCTCGGGCGACGTGTTCCGCGAGGACACGTGGGTCGCCACCAAGGAGCTCATCACCCAGCGGCTCAAGGACCTGGGGTACGCGGAGGCGGAGGTGGAGGGCGAGGTGCGGGTGGACGTGGCCACGCAGAAGGCCATCGTGGACCTGCGCATCACCCCGGGCCTGAGATACCGCTTCGGCAACATCTTCATCGCCACGGACGCGAACCCGCAGGTGCCGCCCCGCCGCATCATCGAACAGACGCAGGGCGCCGTGCACAAGGGCGACTACTTCAGCGAGAAGGCCCTGGCCGAAGCCCAGGCGCGCGTCTTCCGCATGGGCGTCTTCGGCGCGGTGAAGGTGAACCGGGGCGCGCCGGACCGGCAGAACGCCACGGTGCCGGTGGTGGTGGACGTGCGCGAGTCCCCCTTCCATTCCCTCCGGCTGGGCGGCGGCGTGGGCGTGGACGCCGCGCGGCAGGAAGGCCGCATCCTGGGCGAGTGGACCAACCGCAACTTCCGCGGGGGCCTGCGGCGGCTCACGCTGCGCGGCCGGCTGGGCTACGCGTTCATCCCCAACGTGCTGGCCTCCGTGCGCGGCGACGACGGCTCCAAGGACGGCGTGGTGTTCGAGGCCACCACGGAGTTCGAACAGCCGCGCTTCCTCTTGCGCGACCTGCGCCTGCAGGCCTCCGTCACCGCGGAGAAGGGCCTGCAGCAGGCGTACTCGTTCTACGGCGGCTATCTGAAGACGGGCGTCATCTGGCAGCCCCACGACTCCTTCTCCGTCTTCCCCTCCTACAACCTCCAGCTGTACCGGCTGGAGGGCCAGGTGTCCGCGGATGAGACCGTGCCGCCCATCATCCTGGGCTGCAACGACCCCACCGGGAAGTGCGACGTCGCGCTGAGCTTCCTGGAGGTGGCGTTCGCCTGGGACCGGCGCGACGACCGCACGGAGCCCCGGGACGGCTACTACGTGGGCCTGTCCATCCAGAAGGGCGGCACGCCGTTCTTCGGCAACTACGACTACGTCCGGCTGCTGCCGGACCTGCGCTACTACCACTCCATTGGAGAGAAGAAGGACCTGACGGTGGCCGTGAAGCTGCGCATGGGCACGCTCAACTCCCTGGACGGCAAGCCCAGTTCCATCGTCACCCGCTTCTTCTCCGGCGGCGCCACCGCCATGCGCGGCTTCAACGGCCAGCGCCTGTCCCCCATGACGCCGCTGACGCCCACCTACAAGGAGGACGACGACGGCAACCTGCTGGTGGACGGCAACGGCAACCCCATCCTGGAGGAGTGGAACACGGTGCCCGTGGGCGGCAACAGCCTCATCGAGACCGCCGTGGAGCTGCGCTACATGCTGACGGACAGCCTGATGCTGGCCGTCTTCTACGACTCCGGCCTCGTAGGCACGGAGAACCTGATTGGCAAGAACGCCCCCAAGCTGTTCGGTCCCGAGCACTACCACGCGGTGGGCGGCGGGCTGCGCTACCTCACGGTCGTGGGCCCCATCCGACTGGACATCGCAAGGCGTCTGAACATCGGGCGGGGATTGCCCGTCAGCGATCCCGCATACATCTATCCGTCCTCTGGTGGATGCCTGGGCTTCGGACGCAAGTTCAACAAGACCTCGACCTCCCCGGAAGCCGCGTTCGCGGGTGCCCCTGAAGGGCTGTGCGCGGTCCACATCTCCATCGGAGAGGCGTTTTGAAGAGCCGCGCGCGCTGGGGTCGAAGGTTGCTGTGGGGCCTTCTCGGCTTCCTCGGCCTCATCGTCCTGTTGGTCGTGGGCGCGCTCGTCTACGCCACCAGCGCCGGCGGTTCGGCGCGCATCGCGCGCTTCGGCGTGGACCTGGCGAACGAGCAGCTGGCCGGCCGGCTGGAGCTGGGCGGGTTCGACCTGGACCTCAACGGCGCGGTCCTCACCGGCATCAAGATCTACACGCCCGAAGGCGACCTCGCGGCGGAGGTGGCCCGCGTGGAGGCGCGGCTGCGCCTGTCGCCGCTGCTGGGCCAGTCCGTGGACCTGACGAAGGTGCGCATCGAGACGCCGCGCCTGTACCTGGTGCAGGACGAGCGCGGCCTCAACCTGATGCGCGCGCTGGAGCCCCGGGAGCCCAAGCCGGAGGAGCCTCCCACCCAGAGCACGAGCAAGCTGGCCATCCACCTCAAGGACTTCGAGCTGACCCACGGCTACGTGGACTTCCAGCAGGAGCTGCCCGACGGCGGCGAGCGACAGGTGCGCCTGGAGGAGTTCAGCGCGAAGGGCGAGGGCAGCTACGCGCTGGCGACGCAGGACTTCACGGCGGACCTCCAGGCCACGGGCGGCCTCACCCGACCGCTCACCGGGCCGGTGAGGCTGGCACTGAAGGGCTCCGGCAAGGAGCTGGTGCGCACGGTGGACGCGCAGCTGGGCCTTGCGGGCGTGGAGGCGGACCTGGGCGCGAAGCAGTCCGGGGCCACGGCCGCGTCGGTGGAGCTGCGGCGGCTGTTCGTTCCCCCGGAGCCGGTGAAGGCGTTCGTCCCGGCCTACCCGCTCATCGTGCCCATCGAGGCGAAGGGCACGGCGTCCATGGACGGCGACCTCGCGACGGCGAAGCTGGGCGCGACCGCGGGCAAGGCCACGCTGGACGTCGCGGGCGACGCGAACCTCAAGACCTTCCGCACGAAGGAGACCACCGTGAAGGCGCGCGGGGTGAACCTGGCGGAGCTGATGGAGAACGGCATCCCCACGAACATCGCCGCGGACCTCATCGCGCACGGCGGTGGCGACAGCGTGGAGACGCTGGACGGCGACGTGGCCCTCACCGTGTCCCCTTCCGAATACCGGGGCCAGTCCGTGGGCCCCATCGAGCTGAAGGCCAGCGCGAAGGACGGCCGCTACCAGGTGGGCAACCTGCGCGTGATGATGCCGGGCGCGGCGTTCATCGCGTCGGGTGAGGGCACCGCGAAGACGCTGGAGGCGCGCGGCAGCCTGTCCGCGGGCGACCTGCGGCTGCTGTCGCAGGCGCTGGACAAGCTGCTGCCCGGGGGCACCGTGCCGCCGTTGTCCGGCAGCGGTTCGCTGGAGTTGCAGGTGCAGGGCCCGCCGACCACGCCGGCCGTGAAGGTGGACGGCAACTTCGTCACGCTGGGCTACGGCGACGTCGCCATCAAGGACCTGTCGCTCAAGGCCAGCGTCCCGGACGTCACCCGGCCGCTCACCACCGACGCCACCGTGCTCATCAGCGAATTGAAGACGGGGGGCCGCAGCTTCCGCGACCTGTCCGTCGCGCTCACCACGGACGCGCGGCGCGAGCTGAAGGCCAGCGTGCGCGTGGAAGGCGACGCGCAGCTCGCCCTGGGCGTGGAGGGCACGGTGGACGCGGACAACGAGGGGCTCGCGATGCGCGCCTTCTCGCTGTCGTGGCCGGAGGCCACCTGGACGCTCCAGCAGCCCACGCACCTGACGTTCGGCGGGGGGCGCATCGCGCTGTCGCCGCCGCTCCAGTTGGTGTCGGAGGCGCAGACGCTGAAGGTGGCGGCGGTGAAGGACGGCGAGCGCGTGGACGCGCGCATCGACCTGGGGGCCTTCGACCTGTCGAAGCTGCCGCGCATCGCGGTGCCGGAGTCGCTGGGCCTGGGCGGCACGCTGTCCGGCCACGTCGCGGCGAAGGGGCGGATGGCGCGGCCGGACGCGGACGTGGACCTCACCTGGGCGGACGGCCGGGCGCGCGGATACCAGGGCCTGGGGCTCGCGCTGAAGGCGCGGTACGTGAAGGACCGCGCCACCGGCACGCTGTCCGCGGGCCTGAGCGCGGCGCAGGTGTCCTCCCAGTTCGACGTGCCGGTGCGGGGCGTGCTGCGGCGGCGCAACGAGCCGCTGTCCGTGACGGTGAACCTGGAGAAGTTCGACGTCGCGGAGGTGCTGAAGCTCGCCGGGCAGGCGCCGGGGCCCACCGGCCAGATGACCGGCAAGCTGGTGGTGAACGGCTCCGCGAAGGACCCGCGCCTGGACCTGCTCGTGAGCGGCAGCGACCTGCGCTACCCGGGCCGTCCGGAGGCCCTCTTCGCGCAGGCGTTCGGCTTCGACCTGCAAGCGAACTCGCAGCCGGAGGACGCCACGCTGGTCGCGCGCCTGGACGTGAAGGGGCTGGCCCCGCAGGCGTACATCGCGCTGAAGACGCCCTTCACGCTGGGCGGCGTCATCGCGAAGCCGCCCACGCCCGCGCAGGCGCTGGACGCGCCGCTGCACCTGGAGGCGCTGGTGGCGGAGCTGCCGCTGGCGCTGCTGCAGGGCATGGAGGGCGTGGACAAGCCGGGCGGCACGGTGACGCTGAAGGCGGACGTGAGCGGCACGGTGCTCGCGCCGCTGGGCCGGGTGGAGCTGCTGGCCCGCGAGGTCACCGCCAACGGCCTGCCGAAGCTCAACGGCACCGCCCTGGCGCTGGCCGGGGACAAGGACGTGAAGCTGACGCTGGACGTGCAGCGCCCCAACGGCCCGCTGGCGACGCTGGAGGCGCGCGTGCTGGCGCCCCTGGCCGCGCTCCAGGACCGCGAGGTGATTTCGCACGTCCCCTTCCGCATGAAGGGCCGCGTGGGGCCCGTGCCCCTCAACGAGATTCCCGGCATGGCGCAGCCGGGCCAGGGCAAGGGCGGGCCGCAGGGCGTGCTGTCCATGGAGCTGGCCGCGCGCGGGACGGCGGAGGCGCCTGAAATCGAGCTGAGCGCGGGCATGCAGTCCCTGGGCGTGGCGCAGACGGCGCTGGGGCAGGCGCGGCTGACGTACGCCTACTCCGGGGCGAAGTCCCTCTTCGACGCGATGCTCACCGCGCCGGGCGGCGGCTCGCTGGTGCTCGGCGGCACCCTGGGGCTGGACCTGTCCCTGCCCGCGTTCCAGTCCGCGCAGGGCCCGGCGAAGAAGGTGGACCGCGCGCCGGTGGCGCTGTTGCTGCGCGCGCGCGCCTTCGACCCGTCGTTCCTGTCCGGCATCTCCCCCTACGTGCGCACGCTGGGCGGCATCATGCAGGCGGACGCGAACCTGGGCGGCACCGTGGGCGCGCCCACCTTCAAGGGCGACCTGGCGTGGAAGGACGGCAAGCTGGGGCTGATGGGCTTTGGCGAGTACCACGACATCCAGCTCGCGCTGAACGCGTCGCAGGAGCGCATCGACCTGAAGCAGCTCACCGCGAAGTCGGGCGGCGGGTCGCTGGAGCTGACGGCCTCCGCGAACCGTCAGGGGACGAGCGGCGAGTTCGTGCTGGAGGGCAAGGGCCGCACCAAGAACCTGCCCATCGTGGTGGAGGACCAGCTCATGGCCCTCCTGTCGCTGAACCTGTCCATGAAGGGCAGCCTCACGGACCGGCTCGTGAACATCAGCGACCTGAGCATCCCGGAGGCCCACGTCGAGCTGCCGGAGGCCAAGCGCAAGGACCTGCAGCCGCTGGAGCGCCCGGTGGACGTGGTGATGGTGCGCAACGGCGTACCGGTGGACAAGCGCAAGAAGCCGAAGCAGCCCACGCCCGCGCAGGTGGCGGCTGGGGGTGACCCGCGCAAGGCGCCGGACGCGGCCCCTGGCACGAAGGGCAATCCCCCGGAGCCGGGCACCGCGGTGGGCGGCGCGGGCGGCCCCACGTCCGACGCCGAAGCGGAGGCGCTGGCCGAGGAGGGCGGCGACGAGGAGCCCGCGCAGCGCCAGTTCTGGGTGAACATCAACGCGCCCCGCAACCTGTGGGTGCGCGGCACGGACCTCAACATCCAGCTGGGCCTGTCGGAGGGCTTCCGCGTCGAGTACGCCAACGAGGCGCGCATGTTCGGCGAGGTGATGGTGCTGCTGGGCCGCGTGGACGTGCTGGGCCGCCGCTTCGACGTGCAGCGCGACAGCCAGGTGCGCTTCACCGGCCCGGTCCTCACGCCGTACATCAACGTCACCGCCGAGCACCGCAACGACAACGCGGCCGTCACCGTCTTCGTCACCGTGCGCGGCCAGGGCAAGGAGATCACCCTCAAGACGAGCAGCGACCCGGCCCTGCCGGAGTCGGAGATCTACACGCTGCTCGCCACCGGACGGCGCACGCTGGAGCGCGGCTCGGGCGCGTCCATGAACGCGAGCGCGCAGGCGGCGTCCGTGGTGGGCTCGTTCGTCGCCAACGAGGCGCGCAAGGCCATCGCCGCGAAGCTGCCCCTGGACGTGCTCTCCATCGAAGCGGGCGACAGCGGCATCGCCGGCACCAAGCTGGAGGTGGGCACCTACGTGACGGATAAAATCTACGTGGGCTACACCGGCCGCGTGGGCGCGAACCTCCAGAAGGGGGAGAACGCCAACGCCGTGCGCTTCCAGTACCTCTTCAGCCCGCGCTGGAGCCTGGAGGGCATGTACGGCGACGCGCGCTCCGGCGGCCTGGACCTCATCTGGAGCAAGGAGTACTGACCGCGCGCCCGGGTGCCTGCACCCACCCGGGCGGCGTCAGCACGGACGGCTACAGCGCGTACACCGCGTAGCACGCGCCCATGGGGCCCACGCCGGTGGTGCCCGCGCCAGGAGCGCTCCGCCACACGCCTTCGGCGCCGCACTGCTGCCACGCGGTGCTGGAGGTCTGCACGCAGGTGCGCGTGGG
Protein-coding regions in this window:
- a CDS encoding anti-sigma factor family protein, with translation MYTCKDSINLLLEFLEGEMPEEEARHLQEHLSGCKPCEEFMSTYRATPGLCKRAMALRMPKEVSAKLTEFLRSKIKSCS
- a CDS encoding RNA polymerase sigma factor, whose translation is MSHDAPQEDDRQEEDRRLLARAQGGDVSAFEALVGLHQDRVYGLALRMTRSEADAAEITQETFLSAYQHLKDFRGEAAFGSWVHRIAANHALMRLRHRRVAQAAEAELQTPEFTERGTLADLPVSDWSRDAEEKALDAELGQAIQQATDRLPEGYREVFLLKDVDGLSYEQIAEVTGDSIPAIKSRLHRARLALREAIDLFYNRDNRGA
- a CDS encoding DNA-3-methyladenine glycosylase; translated protein: MRKLPLTFYARPALEVARDLLGTLLVVDGVSGRRVGRVVEVEAYLGEHDLACHASKGLTPRTEVMFGPAGRAYVYLIYGMHHCFNVVTDAEGVGAAVLVRAVEPVEGLSPGERTDGPGRLCRVLGLNLNHNRQRLDSEGLHLLPGAPVPEAAVARGPRIGVEYAGAWAAEPFRLWIRDSGHVSRFVSRAPRRRP
- a CDS encoding 4-alpha-glucanotransferase, which codes for MSTPGRLSGLLLPLFSLRSRTDFGIGDFGAMDGLFAWMKAARQRLLMVLPLLPTAPGDPSPYATRSAFGLNPLFIDLAQVPEFQATGGEAALDEAQRKQLGEARAAPRVRYDLVFPLKDAAFARAFDHFEKHEWTPRTPRAQEFQKWREAQGEWLESYALFTAISEQEQRRPWWQWPEGLRTRQPEALMAVKNQGLERRVRYHAWLQWLAEVQWNAVRQQAKAKDVLLCGDEPFIIGQDSSDCWAHPDILRRDARLGVPPDDFSATGQDWGLPYFDFAAMEKDDYAWLKKRAAKAASYYDLRRVDHAVGYFRQWIRDDKNPTGYFVPPDEPTWRRQGEKLFRLLSEGAGIVAEDLGVIPPFVRQILAELKLPGYRVLRWERDGDTYRDPHGFPAVSLVTTGTHDTEPQAEWWEQAREDERQNAARAWPEFQGVALTREFTPDIHRATLAATLNSGSDLCVLPWQDVLGTRDRINLPGTMGDANWAYRIAQDTDALLTEPQTKDAAERLAWLTASSRR
- a CDS encoding BamA/TamA family outer membrane protein; this encodes MADVRLPRFRSALPLALVVLLTACATTSSTQPSGPKVKSLDIQGAKQVDDGDIKDRILTSATPWYAFWPFGRAHYFDTNAWQADLRRIERFYQAEGYYQAQVESNEVIPDGDKAVRLKVVVNEGAPTLIDRIEPHGLESLAQGPDAPSQRQRELILEELPVRSGDVFREDTWVATKELITQRLKDLGYAEAEVEGEVRVDVATQKAIVDLRITPGLRYRFGNIFIATDANPQVPPRRIIEQTQGAVHKGDYFSEKALAEAQARVFRMGVFGAVKVNRGAPDRQNATVPVVVDVRESPFHSLRLGGGVGVDAARQEGRILGEWTNRNFRGGLRRLTLRGRLGYAFIPNVLASVRGDDGSKDGVVFEATTEFEQPRFLLRDLRLQASVTAEKGLQQAYSFYGGYLKTGVIWQPHDSFSVFPSYNLQLYRLEGQVSADETVPPIILGCNDPTGKCDVALSFLEVAFAWDRRDDRTEPRDGYYVGLSIQKGGTPFFGNYDYVRLLPDLRYYHSIGEKKDLTVAVKLRMGTLNSLDGKPSSIVTRFFSGGATAMRGFNGQRLSPMTPLTPTYKEDDDGNLLVDGNGNPILEEWNTVPVGGNSLIETAVELRYMLTDSLMLAVFYDSGLVGTENLIGKNAPKLFGPEHYHAVGGGLRYLTVVGPIRLDIARRLNIGRGLPVSDPAYIYPSSGGCLGFGRKFNKTSTSPEAAFAGAPEGLCAVHISIGEAF
- a CDS encoding translocation/assembly module TamB domain-containing protein, whose amino-acid sequence is MLWGLLGFLGLIVLLVVGALVYATSAGGSARIARFGVDLANEQLAGRLELGGFDLDLNGAVLTGIKIYTPEGDLAAEVARVEARLRLSPLLGQSVDLTKVRIETPRLYLVQDERGLNLMRALEPREPKPEEPPTQSTSKLAIHLKDFELTHGYVDFQQELPDGGERQVRLEEFSAKGEGSYALATQDFTADLQATGGLTRPLTGPVRLALKGSGKELVRTVDAQLGLAGVEADLGAKQSGATAASVELRRLFVPPEPVKAFVPAYPLIVPIEAKGTASMDGDLATAKLGATAGKATLDVAGDANLKTFRTKETTVKARGVNLAELMENGIPTNIAADLIAHGGGDSVETLDGDVALTVSPSEYRGQSVGPIELKASAKDGRYQVGNLRVMMPGAAFIASGEGTAKTLEARGSLSAGDLRLLSQALDKLLPGGTVPPLSGSGSLELQVQGPPTTPAVKVDGNFVTLGYGDVAIKDLSLKASVPDVTRPLTTDATVLISELKTGGRSFRDLSVALTTDARRELKASVRVEGDAQLALGVEGTVDADNEGLAMRAFSLSWPEATWTLQQPTHLTFGGGRIALSPPLQLVSEAQTLKVAAVKDGERVDARIDLGAFDLSKLPRIAVPESLGLGGTLSGHVAAKGRMARPDADVDLTWADGRARGYQGLGLALKARYVKDRATGTLSAGLSAAQVSSQFDVPVRGVLRRRNEPLSVTVNLEKFDVAEVLKLAGQAPGPTGQMTGKLVVNGSAKDPRLDLLVSGSDLRYPGRPEALFAQAFGFDLQANSQPEDATLVARLDVKGLAPQAYIALKTPFTLGGVIAKPPTPAQALDAPLHLEALVAELPLALLQGMEGVDKPGGTVTLKADVSGTVLAPLGRVELLAREVTANGLPKLNGTALALAGDKDVKLTLDVQRPNGPLATLEARVLAPLAALQDREVISHVPFRMKGRVGPVPLNEIPGMAQPGQGKGGPQGVLSMELAARGTAEAPEIELSAGMQSLGVAQTALGQARLTYAYSGAKSLFDAMLTAPGGGSLVLGGTLGLDLSLPAFQSAQGPAKKVDRAPVALLLRARAFDPSFLSGISPYVRTLGGIMQADANLGGTVGAPTFKGDLAWKDGKLGLMGFGEYHDIQLALNASQERIDLKQLTAKSGGGSLELTASANRQGTSGEFVLEGKGRTKNLPIVVEDQLMALLSLNLSMKGSLTDRLVNISDLSIPEAHVELPEAKRKDLQPLERPVDVVMVRNGVPVDKRKKPKQPTPAQVAAGGDPRKAPDAAPGTKGNPPEPGTAVGGAGGPTSDAEAEALAEEGGDEEPAQRQFWVNINAPRNLWVRGTDLNIQLGLSEGFRVEYANEARMFGEVMVLLGRVDVLGRRFDVQRDSQVRFTGPVLTPYINVTAEHRNDNAAVTVFVTVRGQGKEITLKTSSDPALPESEIYTLLATGRRTLERGSGASMNASAQAASVVGSFVANEARKAIAAKLPLDVLSIEAGDSGIAGTKLEVGTYVTDKIYVGYTGRVGANLQKGENANAVRFQYLFSPRWSLEGMYGDARSGGLDLIWSKEY